A genome region from Micromonospora sp. M71_S20 includes the following:
- a CDS encoding metallophosphoesterase — MRKRTLFRLATGTAALGAATLAYASLVERNMFTLRRHDVPVLPADAEPLRVLHLSDLHMMPDQGRKQRWVASLAALDPDLVVVTGDNMAHPDAVPGVLRALQPLLDLPGAFVFGSNDYTGPVWKNPFTYFLPDREYAEGVELPHEELRDVFVGAGWADLNNTRTTLKAGGRVVELLGVDDPHVERDDYDSVAGPVSPTADLSIALTHSPEPAVLDRMAADGFGLMLAGHTHGGQVCVPGVGALVTNCGLPRSMARGLHRWPGSDSWLHVSAGLGTHPTAPVRFACPPEASVLTLIPR; from the coding sequence ATGCGAAAGCGCACACTATTCCGGCTCGCGACCGGGACCGCCGCCCTCGGCGCGGCGACCCTGGCGTACGCGTCACTCGTCGAGCGCAACATGTTCACCCTGCGGCGGCACGACGTGCCGGTGCTGCCGGCCGACGCGGAGCCGCTGCGGGTCCTGCACCTGTCGGACCTGCACATGATGCCCGACCAGGGGCGCAAGCAACGCTGGGTGGCGTCGCTGGCCGCGCTCGACCCCGACCTGGTCGTGGTCACCGGGGACAACATGGCGCACCCCGACGCCGTGCCCGGCGTGCTGCGCGCCCTCCAGCCGCTGCTCGACCTCCCGGGGGCCTTCGTCTTCGGCTCCAACGACTACACCGGGCCGGTCTGGAAGAACCCATTCACCTACTTCCTGCCCGACCGGGAGTACGCGGAGGGCGTCGAGCTGCCGCACGAGGAGCTGCGCGACGTCTTCGTCGGCGCCGGCTGGGCGGACCTGAACAACACCCGCACCACCCTGAAGGCCGGCGGCCGGGTCGTCGAGCTGCTCGGGGTCGACGACCCGCACGTCGAACGGGACGACTACGACTCGGTGGCCGGGCCGGTGTCGCCCACCGCCGACCTGTCGATCGCGCTCACCCACTCCCCCGAGCCGGCCGTCCTCGACCGGATGGCCGCCGACGGCTTCGGGCTGATGCTCGCCGGGCACACCCACGGCGGTCAGGTCTGCGTACCGGGGGTGGGTGCCCTGGTCACCAACTGCGGGCTGCCCCGCTCCATGGCACGCGGCCTGCACCGCTGGCCCGGCTCCGACTCCTGGCTGCACGTCTCCGCCGGGCTCGGCACCCACCCGACCGCGCCGGTCCGGTTCGCCTGCCCGCCGGAGGCGAGCGTGCTCACCCTGATCCCCCGCTGA
- a CDS encoding cytochrome P450, with translation MATLGPTVPAGTADSPPSFPMRRSGCPFNPPPEYETLRSTEPVSRATLRDGSTVWLVSRYADVQAALTDPRISSDSTIPGIPLAGATGVDPQGRRSSFVRMDPPEHGIYRKLLMPDFTMRKIRTLRPRIQRMVDDALDVMRDSGQPADLVKLVALRVPSVLTCELLGVPESEHHFFQTRANVLLERSGTMNELRTIVMEMRTHMLALLDEKRRNPGDDILTKLAHAPAELELADSELAGAAQSVLNASHESTASMIALGTLVLLEHPGTLAELKADPALWPKAVEELLRYLSVGDLVLPRIAKEDVEIAGQRIAAGEGLYLLAASANHDKDFFEDPDTFDIHRSTRGHMAYGYGIHQCIGQNIANAELEIVFETLFRRFPDLRCTVPLEELSYKHESAFFGVHELPVTW, from the coding sequence ATGGCAACGTTGGGCCCCACCGTGCCGGCCGGCACGGCCGACAGTCCGCCGTCATTCCCGATGCGCCGCTCCGGGTGCCCCTTCAACCCACCCCCGGAGTACGAGACGCTGCGCTCGACGGAACCGGTGTCCCGGGCCACGCTTCGCGACGGCAGCACCGTCTGGCTGGTCTCGCGGTACGCCGACGTCCAGGCCGCGCTCACCGACCCCCGGATCAGCAGCGACAGCACCATCCCGGGCATTCCCCTGGCCGGCGCTACCGGGGTGGACCCGCAAGGACGACGTTCGTCGTTCGTCCGGATGGACCCGCCCGAGCACGGCATATACCGCAAACTGCTGATGCCCGACTTCACGATGCGCAAGATCCGGACCCTGCGCCCGCGGATCCAGCGGATGGTGGACGATGCGCTGGACGTCATGCGGGACAGTGGCCAGCCCGCCGACCTCGTGAAACTGGTGGCGCTACGGGTGCCGTCGGTGCTCACCTGCGAACTTCTCGGCGTGCCGGAGTCCGAGCACCACTTCTTCCAGACCCGAGCGAATGTCCTGCTCGAGCGCAGCGGCACGATGAACGAACTCCGGACCATCGTGATGGAGATGCGCACCCACATGCTCGCCCTGTTGGACGAGAAACGCCGTAACCCGGGCGACGACATCCTCACCAAACTCGCGCATGCACCGGCCGAACTCGAGCTGGCGGATTCCGAGCTCGCCGGCGCGGCCCAGAGCGTGCTGAACGCATCGCACGAGTCGACCGCCAGCATGATCGCCCTCGGCACGCTGGTCCTGCTGGAACACCCCGGTACGCTCGCCGAACTGAAAGCCGATCCGGCCCTGTGGCCCAAGGCTGTCGAGGAGTTGCTCCGCTACCTCAGCGTCGGCGATCTGGTTCTGCCCCGGATCGCCAAGGAGGACGTCGAGATCGCGGGACAACGGATCGCGGCCGGTGAGGGTCTGTATCTCCTCGCCGCCTCGGCCAACCACGACAAGGACTTCTTCGAGGACCCGGACACCTTCGACATTCATCGCTCGACGCGCGGGCACATGGCGTACGGCTACGGCATCCACCAGTGCATCGGCCAGAACATCGCCAATGCGGAGCTGGAGATCGTCTTCGAGACCCTGTTCCGGCGGTTCCCCGACCTGCGCTGCACCGTGCCGCTGGAGGAGCTGTCATACAAACACGAGAGCGCTTTCTTCGGCGTTCACGAATTGCCGGTCACCTGGTGA
- a CDS encoding DUF5988 family protein, with translation MAMGHLADDNLVDVVLEGGPADLPPERRLLKAVAAGERSKIEHYGGYEHFERQTGADPADDGPIAFRWTMRTRIAE, from the coding sequence ATGGCGATGGGTCATCTCGCAGACGACAACCTCGTGGATGTTGTCCTGGAGGGCGGTCCGGCGGACCTTCCGCCCGAACGTCGCCTGCTCAAAGCCGTGGCTGCCGGCGAGAGGTCGAAGATCGAGCACTACGGCGGCTACGAGCATTTCGAACGCCAGACGGGCGCCGATCCCGCGGACGACGGCCCGATCGCCTTCCGCTGGACGATGCGTACCCGGATCGCCGAATAG
- a CDS encoding GatB/YqeY domain-containing protein: MSTLKDRLTADMRAALKARDELTTSTLRMALAAVGTAEVAGKAKRELTDDEVLAVLTKEAKKRREAATAFGDAGRTEQAAKEVAEGEVLERYLPKQLPDAELTELVAGALAAGGFTGKSQMGPAMKAAQAAVAGRAEGGRVAAEVRRQLGL; the protein is encoded by the coding sequence ATGAGCACGTTGAAGGACCGTCTGACCGCCGACATGCGCGCCGCCCTGAAGGCGCGCGACGAGCTGACCACCTCCACGCTGCGGATGGCGCTCGCCGCCGTCGGCACCGCCGAGGTCGCCGGCAAGGCCAAGCGCGAGCTCACCGACGACGAGGTGCTCGCGGTGCTGACCAAGGAGGCGAAGAAGCGCCGGGAGGCCGCCACCGCCTTCGGTGACGCCGGCCGCACCGAGCAGGCCGCGAAGGAGGTCGCCGAGGGCGAGGTGCTGGAGCGCTACCTGCCGAAGCAGCTCCCCGACGCCGAGCTGACCGAGCTGGTCGCGGGGGCGCTCGCCGCGGGCGGCTTCACCGGCAAGTCGCAGATGGGTCCGGCCATGAAGGCGGCCCAGGCGGCGGTGGCTGGCCGGGCCGAGGGCGGTCGGGTCGCCGCCGAGGTACGCCGACAGCTCGGCCTCTGA